The window TGCCACCTCAGCCATATTGGAAATGTCACTGACAGAGCCTTCCTGATCAACTGTATTATTCATAGGCCCACATTACCTTGCTTCCAAAAAATTCATTATTAGTAACACCGGTTTTTAATTTTAAAACTAGATATGTCCATTTAACCGAAACCAAACAATACATATATAAACAATTGCTGCAAAGAAACACACCAATGTTAGAACAACCATATCGGTTCGGAGCAATCGCCGGGTTAATGCTGTTCGCACATGGGGAACCACTGCCAGCAGCTCAATATTATTGGGCAAACTATGCATTAACTGAGATGCCGAGCGCACACGAGGATCAATTAATACATACATAACCATTAAACCCACAGACACAATCAATCCAACAAATGGTGCTGCAAGCGCAAAATGAATAAAACGAATTCCTGACGGCATCAAAGGATAAACCGATGGTTCCTGTATTTTAAAACTGGTTCCCTGTCCCTCTACATCCAATGTCATCGACAATCGTGCTTTCTCTTTGCGACCTAACATCTCTTCATATATTTCACGGGTAACATCATAGTCCCTAACCAGTTCTGCCATTTCCGCCTCCTTGGAAGCAACTCTTTCCGCCCGCTTATACTCCTCCGCCAGCATCCGCTCTATGGCCTCCTTTCTTTTTCGCTGACTCCTTAAATCAACCTCTGTTTCAGCCTGACGTCTTCGTAATTCTTCATACAGCGGGTTCTCCACTGAACTGGAATCTATTGATGAGGAGCGATAACCACCGCCCCCCTCCATAGCCTCTATAACTACTTCTTGAGCAGAAATTTGCTGCTTTAGCGAAACAATGTCCGGGTAGGTTTCCTGATAACTAAGCCTTAGAACATCCAACCTATCTTTTAAAGCAACCAAGCGGTTTAACTCTTCATCAACTTTGCTTTTAGAACTTAAATATTCACTTTCTGAATCTAATTGTTGCTTTAAAGATATATCCCGAGATTCAATTTCATCGATACTCAATTTAAGCTCTTCAATCTGCAATCTCAATTGATTAATACGAGCGGAAACAGACTGCTCATTCCCATCCAGATTCTTTGACTTAAAATCTTTTAACTGCTTTTCCGCCAACAACAATTGCCGCTTATACGACACCACCTGCTGCTCGATAAACTCGTATGCACCACGGCTTTCTTGTCGCCGCTTATCTGACGTATCAGAAATAAACGCATCAACCACACTATTAAGAACGCGGAATGATAAATCCTGATCTTTATTCGAATAAAAGACTCGAAAATAGTTTTTACCTTCATTCTTTATTTGAATATTACTGCGTAAATCATTAATCCGCGCCTCTTGCTGCTCAACACTGGTAGAGTCATCGACCAGGCCCATTTCCGTAGCTACTCGCAGCATGATTTTTCGAGTGTATATTAACTCCCTAGCCTGCTCTGAACGATCAATATCGGTAACCTCAGCACGACCTCTTAGCAAGGGTGCAATGATATTTGTTTCATCAGCATAGAGCATGGTGCTCGTTTCAAAACGTTCAGGCCAATAAACCCCAACAGCCAATACAGCAAATGTCACAACCAACAAGATACCAACAACCCAGGACCGCCACTCTATTAACTCGCGCCAAACCGCCCTGATAAGTTCCACGTAATACGTTGTTTCCATCCTTACTTTCTACCTTAATAATTAAAACGAGCGCTCAGGAACAGTTACAATATCTGACGGTACTAAACTGTAGTTAGTTTCAAGCTTGCCAGATTTTAAAATATCATCCAGATAAATTGGATAAACCTTCACCTCTCCCTCAGCTTTCCTGTATAGCTTTGACTTATTGCCTTGAGCAAACTCATTGGGCCCCCCGGCCATCAGCACCAGATCTAATACTGTCATCCCTTTTCGGTAGGGTACAGATTGTGCATTCATAACCGCGCCGGTAACTCGAATACGATTTTGAAAATCAGAGCTACTGGGATTCGTTACTATGACCGTCACTTTTGGATTCTTGATATATTCCAACAGATCATTAGTTATTATTTCACCCAGCGACTCAGTAGTGTTTCCTGACGCCAGCACATCACCAATCAATGACATTGAAATTTTTCCGTCTGGGCGGACAGGCACTTCCAAGCTTAATTTATCATTGCCCCATACATCTACTCTAATCACATCACCTACACCTATCGTGTAAGTCTCGGCACTGTACTCCTGCACAACTACCGGTTTTAACGAGACTTGCTGAGAAGACGAACCGCAGGCCGCCAAAAGCAACACACACACGCAAAATATAATTCGCTCAAACATAGAACACACCCTTATCCTTTACTCACGTTTTGTCGTACTTGTATCTATCTAACGCCTTTACCAAGCAGAACAACTTCAACACTTTGTACAACAATTAACAAATCCAGCAGCGAGCTGTGATTTTTAACATAATATAAATCGTAAACTAATTTATTAGCCGCATCATCCACTGACGCACCATAAGAATATTTCAACTGTGCCCATCCCATCAAACCAGGCTTAACTCTATGGCGAGCATCGTAATAGGGCAGCTGTTTACTCAAATCTTTCACAAACTCTGGTCGTTCTGGCCGAGGACCCACAAAACTCATTTCGCCCCGTAATACATTAAATATTTGTGGAAGTTCGTCTAAACGAGTATTGCGGATAAAAGCGCCAACCTTGGTAACGCGGCTATCATTTTGCTGTGCCCACACCGCTTTGCCATCTTTTTCAGCATCCTGGCGCATACTGCGGAATTTATAAATAGGAAATACGCGCCCTTTATAGCCAACGCGCTGCTGCGAATAGAGAACAGGGGCACCGCTCTCCAGGAATATTGCCAGCGCCGTTAACACCATGAATGGCCACATTACACTCAACAGCAGCAAGCTGACAGTAATATCAAATAATCTTTTTGATTTGTCGCGTAGCTGACTGTATCTAAATTGATCACTTAAAATCATCCAACTGGTATTTATTTCAGATAATTCGATACGGGAAAACTCACGCTCGTAAAACTCAACTACCTCTGTAATGCGGGTCCCCGATAATTTGCAGTCAAGCAACTCCTCCAAAGGGAAGAAGCTGCCGCGATCTCGTCTACGCTCATCAATCGCAATTAATATTTCATCGACATGATGCTTTTTAACCAGATGCTTGATACCACCGACTGGATCCAGCAATAAATGAGAAGAAATCCCAACCGGTTCAGAGTCAGTAGGCACATAACCAACAATCGTACTGCCTTGCAATGGTTCAGCTTTTATCCGCTCGATAATTTTTGCTGCCCGAACACCCGCGCCCAATACTAAAATCCTGCGCTTTAACAGAGCCATATCCACCAGTGAATAAAAAGCCCAACGCAACAGCATCACAAGCACCAGCGAGGAGCACACTGTCATAAATAAGCTACCCCGGGCCACTCCCGATACAGGAACAACAAAAGACAGCACTATCATTATTGCCAGGCCGAGCAAACAATAACTCACCACGGTTCGAACGAACATGCTAATAAAGCCATCGCTAAGCCCAGCCCCATGCACCCCCATGGAGAACGTCGCTAGCAACATAACCGAGGCGTAGAGCAGGGCATACTGCTGCGCCTCCACATGAAACACGAATAATTCGTACTTAAAGCCAACCAGGTTATAAACCACACTAAAATAAGCGGCCGCCATCAACAAAGCGAACTCGAGCACAGCCAATAACAAATAGGGGAGCTGTATATGATGATTAAACACCTGAATATGCGCTGTCACTTAGGCCTCAACTTAATAGTGGTCTGTATGAAATATTTGTATATTTGCCCATTATTTCAAACACGGGCGATTTGATAGCTTTAAAGAAGAATAACCAGATCTTAAATAATGGTTATTTTAAGACAAACAACTCAAGAAGATAGACCAACTTAAACAACCAATCCACTTTGGTTTTAGCAATTATTCCACTTAACATAGGTATCATAGTAATATAGTTTGTATTCATTACTATGTATTTATACTGGCATTTATACTCATACATACAAAACTCTCTTTCAACTGACTCCTAGGCTTACACCGTGACTAACTCTCGCCCAGCTTCCCATGAGCTCCCTGAATGGGGTCGACTACACAATTTGGCAACCACTGCAAAACAGAGAAATATCTCTGATTACTTCAGTACCGGGCAACGCACTAATAGCAGCCTAAGATTTCAGGCCGCTGGGCTTTGTGCTGACCTATCACGTCACCATATAGATGAAGAAATTCTGGAGACCTTATTAAAACTTGCCAACAAAACAGCCCTACCAAGCAAAATTCAGCAACTTATCAATGGTGACAAGCTCAATTTTACCGAAGATCGTTCAGCGCTTCACACCAGCTTGCGCGGCCCCAGCGGCCCCATAGACTGCCAACTAGTCGTGCAGCAGTGCTTAAAAAAAATAGAATCTATTGTTGATGCAGTGCACTCGGGACAATGGTTGGGATTCAGCGGAAAACCGATTAGACATGTAGTCAACATCGGTATCGGGGGGTCGGATCTCGGCCCCAAAATGGCTACGCTGGCGCTAACGCCTTACCACACCCCAGTACTCAATGTATATTTTGTATCCAATGTCGACCCCAGTGACATCGAACAAACGCTAGCCAAACTTGACCCTGAAACTACTCTATTTACCGTAGCGTCAAAGACATGGACAACACTGGAAACCCTCGCCAATGCCGATACTGCAAAGGCATGGCTACAGCATAGCGCTCTGGATGCAGATATCAGCAACCACTTTATTGCTGTTTCTTCCCGGCCAGACCGCTGCCAGCAATATGGCATTAAGGCGGAAAATATCCTGCCTATATGGGATTGGGTCGGCGGCCGCTATTCTTTATGGTCTGCCATAGGACTTCCCATTGCCCTTGCCACCAGCTTCGAACATTTTACCGAGCTGCTTAACGGCGGACAGCAAATGGACAACCACTTCGCCACCAGCCCATTAAAAGAAAATATTCCGG is drawn from Oceanicoccus sp. KOV_DT_Chl and contains these coding sequences:
- a CDS encoding XrtA/PEP-CTERM system exopolysaccharide export protein produces the protein MFERIIFCVCVLLLAACGSSSQQVSLKPVVVQEYSAETYTIGVGDVIRVDVWGNDKLSLEVPVRPDGKISMSLIGDVLASGNTTESLGEIITNDLLEYIKNPKVTVIVTNPSSSDFQNRIRVTGAVMNAQSVPYRKGMTVLDLVLMAGGPNEFAQGNKSKLYRKAEGEVKVYPIYLDDILKSGKLETNYSLVPSDIVTVPERSF
- a CDS encoding TIGR03013 family XrtA/PEP-CTERM system glycosyltransferase, whose protein sequence is MTAHIQVFNHHIQLPYLLLAVLEFALLMAAAYFSVVYNLVGFKYELFVFHVEAQQYALLYASVMLLATFSMGVHGAGLSDGFISMFVRTVVSYCLLGLAIMIVLSFVVPVSGVARGSLFMTVCSSLVLVMLLRWAFYSLVDMALLKRRILVLGAGVRAAKIIERIKAEPLQGSTIVGYVPTDSEPVGISSHLLLDPVGGIKHLVKKHHVDEILIAIDERRRDRGSFFPLEELLDCKLSGTRITEVVEFYEREFSRIELSEINTSWMILSDQFRYSQLRDKSKRLFDITVSLLLLSVMWPFMVLTALAIFLESGAPVLYSQQRVGYKGRVFPIYKFRSMRQDAEKDGKAVWAQQNDSRVTKVGAFIRNTRLDELPQIFNVLRGEMSFVGPRPERPEFVKDLSKQLPYYDARHRVKPGLMGWAQLKYSYGASVDDAANKLVYDLYYVKNHSSLLDLLIVVQSVEVVLLGKGVR
- a CDS encoding XrtA system polysaccharide chain length determinant produces the protein METTYYVELIRAVWRELIEWRSWVVGILLVVTFAVLAVGVYWPERFETSTMLYADETNIIAPLLRGRAEVTDIDRSEQARELIYTRKIMLRVATEMGLVDDSTSVEQQEARINDLRSNIQIKNEGKNYFRVFYSNKDQDLSFRVLNSVVDAFISDTSDKRRQESRGAYEFIEQQVVSYKRQLLLAEKQLKDFKSKNLDGNEQSVSARINQLRLQIEELKLSIDEIESRDISLKQQLDSESEYLSSKSKVDEELNRLVALKDRLDVLRLSYQETYPDIVSLKQQISAQEVVIEAMEGGGGYRSSSIDSSSVENPLYEELRRRQAETEVDLRSQRKRKEAIERMLAEEYKRAERVASKEAEMAELVRDYDVTREIYEEMLGRKEKARLSMTLDVEGQGTSFKIQEPSVYPLMPSGIRFIHFALAAPFVGLIVSVGLMVMYVLIDPRVRSASQLMHSLPNNIELLAVVPHVRTALTRRLLRTDMVVLTLVCFFAAIVYICIVWFRLNGHI